In the genome of Flavobacteriales bacterium, the window CTCATTCTTTGGTTACCCACCATGATCATGCTGGGAATTTCAGAAGGGATTCTTCGAATATTTACCGGTAATAAAAAGGGAGACGGCACCGATGTTGGTTTAGGGAGAATTGATCTGGATAACTATCTGGAAGAAGTAACACAAAATGCGGCGCAAAGTCAGACAGAAATCGATCATGAAATTCAGATCTTCAGAAATGCACTTGATTTTTCAAAAGTAAAAATCAGAGAGTGTATGATTCCCCGTACAGAAATTGTTGCTGCTAATGTCGATTCCAACATCGATGAATTAAAACAACTGTTCATTAAAACGCAACTATCTAAAATTTTAATCTACAGAGATAATTTAGATAACATCATCGGATATGTTCACTCCTACGAATTGTTTAAACAACCTACCAGGATTCAGGACATTCTACTTCCCATTTCCATCGTTCCGGAAACACAATCTGCACAATCCCTGCTGGAAGAATTCACTAAACAAAGCCGCTCTATAGCCATTGTTGTAGATGAGTTTGGCGGGACTTCAGGCTTAGTAACGATGGAAGATATCATTGAAGAAATTTTCGGAGAAATAGAAGATGAACACGATACGGAAGAACTGATTGAAAAGCAGATTTCTGAAAAGGAATTTCTCTTTAGCGGCCGGATGGAAATCGACTACCTCAACGAGACCTATAGCCTTCAGATTCCCGTTAACGATGAATACAGTACGCTGGCAGGCTATATCATTAACCAAACCCAAGATATTCCCGAAAAAGGAACCACTGTCCAAGCTGGAGCCTACCGGTTTGTAATTGAGTCTGTTACGGGTCAGAAAATTGAAATTATCCGGATCCTCCCTGCATTGACGGATTAATCCTGCTCCATTCTTGCAAATTGGCTTTTAAAAAAGGATTCTGCTCCGTATATTCGCAGCCCTTAAATATTTACAACAATGGCCATTATTGGTAAAATTCGCGAAAAGTCTGTGCTGGTAATTGTACTAGTTGGACTTTCTCTTGTACTTTTTATTCTTGGAGATTTCCTCACTAATCAGCGTGGTGGTCCACTCGACACATCCATTGGTGAAGCCTATGGCGAACCGATTGACGGAATCGAATACGATCGTCGCGTTCGTGAAATGACAGAAGGAGAAAACGCTCGTCGCGAGGCGATGGGTCAGCCAACCCTCAGTGAAACTGAAGTTGACCAAATGCGTGAAAACGTATGGAATCAATTGGTAGGTGAAATCATTTCCAAGCGTGAATTAGCACATTTCCCGTTCTCCGTTCCGAAGGAAGAGCTTAACGATATGATTTACGGGGTAAACATTCACCCTGCTATTTTATCAGAACCCGGTTTTAAGGATGCCATGGGTCAGTTCTCTAAAGATTCACTGGTTCGTTACCTTAATGCACTGGAAGCTCCGAACGACCAGGCACGTGCTGCTAAAGAGCAATGGATCAAATTTGAGCAGAACATCAAAGAAGAGCGCATGAATATTAAATATTCTACGCTGATTTCAAAAGCTGTTTACGTTACCAACGCAGAAGCAAAACGTCATTTCGAAGACAATAACCGCATTTACAAAATCCGCTATGTGGTAAAGAAATATTTCGATATTCCTGATTCCATGGTTACGGTTACCGACGAAGATATCAGAGCGTATTACGAGAAAAACAAATTCCGTAAACAATACGAGCAACCAGGATCACGTGTGTTTGAATATGTTCAGTTCCCATTAATTCCTACCAAGGAAGACCGCATTAAAATGGAAGCTGAAATGAATGAAATCAAGGATGGCTTCGCAAAGGCATCTAACGATTCTTCTTATGTGATGCTTTATTCGGATAATAAATATTTCAACAGCAATTATTCTGTATCAGGAGAGTTTTCTCCAACCACAGATTCTTTAATTCAAAATGCAGATTCA includes:
- a CDS encoding hemolysin family protein, whose product is MISTSLFIILICILLSAFFSGIEIAFLSSNKLKIELENKQGLFSARILSFFVKKPSHFIAAMLLGNNVALVVYGIYIALILEPPIRDYVWDNRWFVLVVQTFISTLIILFTAEFLPKAIFRINPNGILKVFALPMILIYLILWLPTMIMLGISEGILRIFTGNKKGDGTDVGLGRIDLDNYLEEVTQNAAQSQTEIDHEIQIFRNALDFSKVKIRECMIPRTEIVAANVDSNIDELKQLFIKTQLSKILIYRDNLDNIIGYVHSYELFKQPTRIQDILLPISIVPETQSAQSLLEEFTKQSRSIAIVVDEFGGTSGLVTMEDIIEEIFGEIEDEHDTEELIEKQISEKEFLFSGRMEIDYLNETYSLQIPVNDEYSTLAGYIINQTQDIPEKGTTVQAGAYRFVIESVTGQKIEIIRILPALTD